The DNA segment ttttgcgaACCTGGTCCGGTTCAACAAAAGGCTGATCCTTAACCGGCCCGTTCGTGACCAGTTAAGGTCCGGTTCAGGAAATTGGAAACCGGGTCCAGGTCTGATTAACCGTCGGTTCTGGGTTCGAGCCgactttttttatttcaaaaaaattattttaaaatacatatttaaagaataaaaaataaattaaaagaataaagtTGCACAATTGAATTTatataaactctatcaaatattttattatgtcaataaaaaaatatataacatttcaacttttaacattttatataaaaaaaatatattacatttttattatattcaatcaaattcactcgCACTTCATTGTACCCGTAAACCGTAATTGAGCCGTCTAATGGCCGGTCCGATCATGATTCTTGGTCAAATTCGTTGACCCGGTTAATCATCATGTGGTCAGGTCTAGATCCAACTTTGCCTAtagtcaaatattttttaatttttttgtggcGTGGGAACCCGCAACCGTTATCTTTCGGTGTGCTTTGGGTAAACACTCGGACTaatgcaatagcctgcaaactacgctagtcaggtaaaccacatTGGGCAAACCCTGTGCAATAGACTAGTTCAAGAAGGTGTTGAAAGAGAaaatcgaactcctgacctcTACCCAAAAGTTCATCTACTCTACCAACTTGAACAACTTTGAACGCCTGTGATCAATTTTATCGCGAGTTGTGGTGCAATTAGgggtgtaaacgagccgagctactcATGAGCAATTCGTGAGTAGCTCGGTCAAAGCTCGACTTGAGCTCGAGTAtacaatcgagctcgagtcgagctttgaaactatgtgatcgagtagctcgcgagctaatCGATAAgccatatatatattaaaaaataatataaataaataaatataaatataatatatataatattatattaacatattaattaatttataatattttattttatttattaatatatttttaatatatatatatatatatatatatatataatataaaagctcgagctcgaatAATAACACATGAGCTAGGGCTCGATTCCATAACACCTCTGGGTGCAATTATGGAATGGTGGGCCTTAACATATGATTGAATATAATGAATTGAATAGCGGAGAAATGAGTCAGCAGATCGGATAAGATATAATAATTGTTCAAAAAGTGGGGAAAATAATTCTTAGCCGCCTCTACTTTTAACACATGCAACAAATCAACGGCTTTTCTGTAACAATtttagacaaaaaaataaaataaaaatgaactTGCTTCGATCAGTTCCtctgattttgttttcttggtTTGTATTGTTTCATCATGTTCATCAATCTTCGGCGCAAAGATCCACTTACATTGTACATATGGACAAATCCTCCATGCCTAAGGCATTTTCAAGTCACCATTATTGGTACTCTTCCATACTCGAATCCGTTAAATCGGCGAGCCAGAACGGACTCGGGCCGAAGCACGTGTATACATACGACCATGCCTTCCATGGATTCAGTGCAGTGGTGTCGAAAGACGAATTGGAAGCTATGAAGAAGTCACCTGGATTCCTTTCAGCTTATGAAGATGGCATTGTCACACCAGACACCACGCATACCTATAAGTTCCTGTCTCTCAACACTGTTTCCGGGCTGTGGCCGGCTTCTGAGTATGGGAAGGATGTTATCATTGGTGTCGTTGACGGTGGCGTTTGGCCGGAAAGCCCGAGTTTTAAAGATGATGGGATGACTGAGATTCCAGCAAGATGGAAGGGAAAATGTCAAGAAGGGGAGGAGTTCAATTCGTCGTTGTGCAACAAGAAACTCATAGGAGCACAATATTTTAATGCAGGGGTTCGAGCTAGGAATCCGGGAGTTAATATAACGATGAATTCTGCAAGAGACGACGAGGGTCACGGCACGCATGTCGGCTCCACTGCGGCCGGTAATTATGTGGATGGGGTCTCATTCTTCGGTTACGCACCAGGGACTGCAAGAGGGGTTGCTCCAAGAGCTAGGCTGGCGGTGTATAAGGTCCTTTGGAATGAGGGCAGTCTCGAATCCGATGCGCTTGCTGGGATTGATCAGGCTGTGGGTGACGGGGTCGATGTGCTGTCGATTTCTTTGAGTTATCGAAACACTGATTTGTATGAGAACCCGATAGCCATAGCGGGCTTTGGTGCTCGAGAGAAGGGGATTCTCGTGTCTGTCTCAGCGGGAAACCGAGGCCCTAGTGCAGCAACTTTGCTAGAAGGTATTCCATGGGCTGTGGTGGTGGCTTCAGGGACTGTGGATCGGTGGTTTGCCGGAACATTAACTCTTGGAAATGGGAAAAGGATCACGGGATGGACCATGTTTCCTCTGCGAGCTGTGGTTAGAAACTTGCCTCTCGTTTACAATTCGACTTTATCCGCCTGCAACTCTGCCGAATTGCTTGCCGGAGCTCCTGACAATAGCATAATTGTGTGCAATCAAACGGATGAAACCACGGATTTCTTTTTCCTGATGAATTATTTAACCGAGTCCAATGTTCGAGCAGCAGTGATCATATCTGAAGATACCAGCATACTTAGATCCATTTCTTTTCCTCACCCTGGAGTTGTCATCACCCCAAAAGAAGCACGGGATGTGATCAAATACGCAAAAAACAACGATGCCGCAAGAGCAACCATTGATTTCCAACAGACAATTATTGGGACAAAGCCAAGAGCTGCTCCAGCACTATCGGCTTCTTCGTCTAGAGGCCCTGCACGAAGTTATCCCGGAATCTTGAAACCTGACATAATGGCACCTGGAGTGTTGATATTAGCAGCAAATAATCCCTTAGTTATCGGGCCACAAGTTGGGAGAAACGAATTCTTGTCCACAGACTACACTCTCATGTCCGGAACTTCAATGGCATGTCCTCACATCTCCGGAATAGCTGCACTTCTAATTGCTGCACACCCCGACTGGACCCCTGCCGCGGTTCAATCCGCGATGATGACCACCGCAAATCCGTTCGACAATACTGGGGAACCAATTAAGGACATGGGCTTTGATTATCGAGTCGCAACGCCTCTAGGCATAGGAGCAGGGCAAGTTGATCCAAACCGCGCACTTGATCCAGGCCTTGTTTACGATGCCACCCCGCAAGACTATGCCAATCTTGTCTGCTCTATGAATTTCACTCCAGAGCAAACTAAAACCATCATAAGATCAAGCTACAACTGCTCGAATCCATCGTCCGATCTGAATTACCCGTCCTTTATCGCTATATACCAGGTTCAAAGTAAAACAACCAGATTAACCCGGAAATTCAAGAGAACTGTGACAAATGTCGGGACGGGTGCAGCCACATATAGATATAAGTTGGAAATACCACAGGGTTCAACGATCACGGTTTCGCCGGAGAGTCTTGTGTTTCGAAAGAAAAACGAGAAGCAGAGCTATTCTGTGACGATTCGATACCGGAGTAGCGGTGATTCCACGGTCACCTACGGTTCAATCACTTGGGTTGAAGTGAATGGCAAACATAAGGTGAGAAGTCCCATTGTGGTGTCTCCAGGGGTGAATAATGACTAGTTTCTGGGAATGGTGAAATATCAAGTTAATAGTCCCAAATGAATGTGGTGTTTCGACTATTGAAGTTGAATAATGTATGCTACCGCTGCTTCACGAATGTTGTTGTATTGGTTTCACATGAACCATATTAAATATCAATGTGTTCCAGAATTTTCTAAAcctgatataaaaaaaaaacttgatgCAGTGTACAACCATGCCAGCACTCCGacaaaataaaagtaaaaatcAACAATTTACGTTATTATAACGTTAgaggattaaaaaaaaattgacaattTAAAGAACTAAATTGACTAATGACTATTTTCCCTAAATTAATTAtaagtttttgttttttgagtTTCAAATTGGAGGTGGGGAGGCTCGAATCTGAGCCGATGCCAACAAGTGGCATAAATCTATGGAAGTAGCAAAAATAGCAAGTTTTTAAGAGACAAAGAGAGAGACGTTAAGTTTACACAAGTTAGCTAGGTCTTTAGGAAGGTTGAGTCGACGCTACTCGTAGGGTAGTGTTTTGCGGGTGACGTGACGGCTCATGATTGATTAAAATCAATGGGCTTCACGTGGGATCCACTatttttgaccaatcatgggtTTACATGTCACCCGCAGGGTAGTGCCCTGCGGGCGGCATGTACTAGAGATGCAAATTctcaaatattatattgattagGTTGTAACAATTTATCAAAATCTCGACACTTCTCGAATTTCATCTTATATTCGTTTCGAAAAAATATCGGCCTGACGTTTTTCCCATTCGAATTGTCGGGATTTTTCTCGTCCCAATTAATATCGGGAGAGGGATCGAGAGTAAATCCTAGGGATTTCCGACTcgacccgaaattttttttaaataaattttattaacatCTTAAGTTATATATCTATCGGGCTTCATCTGATACAAAAATTAATTGTTGgctaatttcacataattatggATTGTTGAAATAATTGAATATCCCGAAATAACATTTTATgttttctatatttttttttaaaaaattattaataatttgattaattcatatttataattatttaattataacaaATATAGAATAACATATGGTAATTGTCCTTCatctatttaataaaatttaatagtTAACCCATATTTTGAATGTAATTTGTAtcgaaacattttatcaataataATTATCTGGTACATAATTGATGttcttattcaaaaaaaaaatgtgaaaatacaagattttcatattttaatcacaAATTTTGCTATTAAATTGGGCTTTACATGAATACATTTCGTGAAAAAATTACttgattttaattcttgcatacaatattttgagttttataattatcaaatttaataataaacatatataatGATCTTGATATGACTAAAATGTTTATAGTTGAAAGTATGGTTGTTATAAGTTtctaaatagtttttttttttaaaaaaaatatattaaaaatattaatttttttttaagttttctaaaaaaatattgaactatTATTCTTAATCTTTCAATATTATATGTTTGTAATTgaaaatttctttttatttagacaaataaaattctaaataatatttttaaaaagacaataaaaaaaattttggagaaaattttGAACATGAAAAAATTATCGGGATATTATCTCCCTACACGACGGGATTCCAAACATTGGGGTCTCCACAAGTATCGGGTACGAGATCGAGAGAAAAAATAGTTTCTCGATTCTTATCGGGACGAGAATTAAGTAGAGGGGTTACGGGACGATTCCCTACCCGATTTCACCCctaatattgaataaaattaTAGAATATAACAACAAATTTACGAAAAGGTTATATTCTTATTATAAAAACGATACAAGTaagttaaatttaaattattttgaaatcaaatattaattttatgttgTTCACGTTTGGTGGAAATGATTCATCCTTATTTCATCTCGATTCTAGTTATGTAATCCATGTTTTTAATTTGTTATATATGGGGTATAACAACAAATTTGTTCACATTTGGTGTATTTCAAATACACTTGGAGAGAtcatgtttttgaaaaaaaattatatatttgaacgAGATTATTTTCTCAATCCTCTCTTATATTATTATCTCcacattatatattttattataccaTCAAACGAAGCAACTGGTGCATGAGTGTAGAATAGGAATATATTTTTTCAGAAAACTTGTGCTATGAAAAGACAGGAACTCCCCATAAATTATATTGACAGGCCTGCTATTTTAACCTTGAATTGACATAGTTTTCCTCATCACAGAGTATTCTATTATGCCAAGCCGAACCAAGACAACACAAATGAATGGTTACATTTGTTTAAATACTAAGCTTGGCCGGAACAGAGTGAAACTTTTAATGTGACCTGTTGCAAATGAAAGAACCCAAGCGTGTGTATATATAAATACTGGGATTGCATCCTTAAACATCTAAAAACCATATATTTCGGAAAAATGGAGTTTCTTAAACAGCTTTCCCCTCTGTTCTTGTTCACGCTACTTCTTTTTCGTGCCGATTTGGTTTTAGCAGAGCGGTCGAGTTACATTGTCCATATGGACAAATCTTTCATGCCAAAGTCTTTTCCGAGCCACAACCATTGGTATTCCTTTATGGTTG comes from the Henckelia pumila isolate YLH828 chromosome 1, ASM3356847v2, whole genome shotgun sequence genome and includes:
- the LOC140879203 gene encoding subtilisin-like protease SBT3, which encodes MNLLRSVPLILFSWFVLFHHVHQSSAQRSTYIVHMDKSSMPKAFSSHHYWYSSILESVKSASQNGLGPKHVYTYDHAFHGFSAVVSKDELEAMKKSPGFLSAYEDGIVTPDTTHTYKFLSLNTVSGLWPASEYGKDVIIGVVDGGVWPESPSFKDDGMTEIPARWKGKCQEGEEFNSSLCNKKLIGAQYFNAGVRARNPGVNITMNSARDDEGHGTHVGSTAAGNYVDGVSFFGYAPGTARGVAPRARLAVYKVLWNEGSLESDALAGIDQAVGDGVDVLSISLSYRNTDLYENPIAIAGFGAREKGILVSVSAGNRGPSAATLLEGIPWAVVVASGTVDRWFAGTLTLGNGKRITGWTMFPLRAVVRNLPLVYNSTLSACNSAELLAGAPDNSIIVCNQTDETTDFFFLMNYLTESNVRAAVIISEDTSILRSISFPHPGVVITPKEARDVIKYAKNNDAARATIDFQQTIIGTKPRAAPALSASSSRGPARSYPGILKPDIMAPGVLILAANNPLVIGPQVGRNEFLSTDYTLMSGTSMACPHISGIAALLIAAHPDWTPAAVQSAMMTTANPFDNTGEPIKDMGFDYRVATPLGIGAGQVDPNRALDPGLVYDATPQDYANLVCSMNFTPEQTKTIIRSSYNCSNPSSDLNYPSFIAIYQVQSKTTRLTRKFKRTVTNVGTGAATYRYKLEIPQGSTITVSPESLVFRKKNEKQSYSVTIRYRSSGDSTVTYGSITWVEVNGKHKVRSPIVVSPGVNND